Proteins encoded by one window of Colletes latitarsis isolate SP2378_abdomen chromosome 5, iyColLati1, whole genome shotgun sequence:
- the Cnk gene encoding connector enhancer of ksr isoform X3: MAYVNVAEWKTDQVCEWLKGLDNSVLPYVHSFTNHSVSGQQLLSLRPEDLEHLGVIKLGHQEIILEAVEYLRNFHYELDRENLQLLALRLSCQAHSLQNELSRQTDSKPVTTQTLSDVASVITAVKPLVRWLDRPPFSGQLEYNDKKADLMKLALEMATCAQRDRFAEKPIEEIRTICGQLAKLADYIIQDITDPMILQPASLDLATLKKKPGDDLGFYILPSFHGAHQIAEIKFGSAAHQCGKMEEGDEIVQVNYQTVVGWERKNLLELFRESPAEVLLTLKRRPRHTKVYGQIYIKPYRLPSNKKTSYTTRWQHNLPSPRPELLTIPDFTMPLPRHMPKNPSPEPASILDTVNILDTMIIDSSDSDSETEPPLSIRLYSTKPRNSVQRRATITGASPTTKHGIDIEQFWKELKQEHSTTSQLRDKAASCAHGLDNVPSNLRSQTCLSIEQSKRKKKPDGQVDDKKLQFQEKSVKSDVPRIDNTINIIHEAKDECKTIQNCEETLTISNTNNPSQIPQTSINVTNNNNLSDTSVPLDECNNFIRDRHSNSKNILSGKESSICNVKERGKLDKSYSTPAYDLMDTDNVEDRKQKLFCTLESSTNNVSNVSTTKTDIQLVSTNLGDQQKLRNIDDKKQSTRANLDTNVQNVTGIDMHIVQNNDEQYVEKSQYLDSHKTFVCKATDVSHGSSIKSNQSNNECIISDVNKYDKKNVTNNLNAELENVSKAAFSVKNFTNNSSSSYEINENKVESRNNYVQNNSENNPSLTKFGKIFQTFNCASIEHTKLMEKKSPTASIKETIQIQEPAWTNCDLISTEDDTRTITWNIPQIQICQKTQTKGSIDQGNMIQSCKYVELTKIESNKKLESKSHLIPPDPPPRKYYSKLTSSPLDNSSKVFEDQDKHYASQRPNVRRDLKKPEYCMENYIKSNLNHQEKQDYFDVCNSYTEKPIEFIDEINTLGNECRPSLNVDSLYREYNDKQVKEDKSICNKYEPFVEKFGYTSSGTECHNPESCFQNMDSPDGSCSSKQFQSLEHKSKVYEKEKNLEKGVVNKAMMVARSIGLHGSLSKSSSSSPRSSRKRSILFARKRNISVKDIGIGDLESWLTYRTRGAGGAWAKAWFILKCSSLYRFKTQTSMKADCLIALTGFTVSRAAEVKSRKYAFKVYHTGTVFYFSADTEDSLTLWLDAINKATLGADGHSRNSALFSETDESDGEQKTKLKNAYTAEYKPNLEKSFGSLKKIVRKDSTGYKDHEISGASLDRKYLKFLGTRNHNVPVPTAQFRSYRRVLPTSIPNKKQDSVPNSPDLQMTIAGSTFYGLCASQSTTDMSNSSQDMGDYRRTTDRNRRPDELQGFITLEEFMLSQQEDREQITRNRSVSPRMTPLTSDHVLVQHRNFHDNGTVNEQPKIATETYANNDVMHGRNKNNGEIINNSASYGSARHMDNLHTTRQLSGDFDFERNENKGESSKLSIHKRSNELSCVHKKNALDGLSSPQAKPCDSTNFKNVTHEQKQATSLYHNKSDTAEKFDKQTSTVCEYNTNACTYQAQSSNHEISRSYDYYSARNIGNLVEDIKSVPKRLIRNEGCSGSSNDLTYHVYETLQRVKRDANISRKGSFNLTSLNFKFYSSDKHWLDSLRRSDKKDIDYDKTRLKNVAQYQPPPIPTSPFEQEGMTAAFEMHLDKGEQVQKPSRLKNLFGNKSQQKPCTLDLPKETQKTLLGSPRLHRALFREKCYNQSRLPSRSNSQSPGDSGISQSVSSFSGNSPQTLSQSFSSVSSVSDWSPDTPSPCTPNLTTKSGASHSLSQKGFTNTGRHSLNPPTLPYIPPPTSPPPDYPGLEYPPVFEPGTYSLLDASLLRNRNKNNRDTH, encoded by the exons ATGGCGTATGTTAATGTTGCTGAATGGAAGACTGATCAAGTGTGCGAATGGTTAAAAG gaTTGGATAATTCTGTACTACCTTATGTACATAGTTTCACAAATCATAGTGTTAGTGGACAACAATTATTAAGTCTAAGACCAGAAGATTTAGAACACCTTGGAGTAATAAAGCTTGGCCATCAAGAGATTATTCTTGAAGCTGtagaatatttaagaaattttcATTATGAGCTTGATCGTGAAAATTTGCAACTCCTGGCATTGCGTTTATCTTGTCAAGCACATAGTTTGCAAAATGAATTGTCCCGTCAGACAGACTCCAAACCTGTTACTACTCAAACATTATCTGATGTAGCATCAGTTATAACAGCTGTGAAGCCATTAGTAAGATGGCTTGATCGTCCTCCATTCAGTGGACAATTAGAATATAATGATAAAAAAGCTGATCTAATGAAACTAGCTTTAGAAATGGCCACATGTGCACAAAGAGATAGATTTGCAGAAAAACCAATAGAAGAAATCAGAACAATTTGTGGTCAATTAGCAAAACTGGCAGATTATATAATACAAGATATTACTGATCCTATGATATTGCAGCCTGCTAGTTTAGATTTGGctactttaaaaaagaaacctGGAGATGACTTA GGATTTTACATTTTGCCATCTTTCCATGGAGCTCATCAAATTGCTGAAATTAAATTTGGATCAGCTGCTCATCAATGTGGTAAAATGGAAGAAGGAGATGAAATTGTTCAG GTAAATTATCAGACTGTGGTTGGTTGGGAACGAAAAAATCTTTTGGAATTATTTCGTGAAAGTCCAGCCGAAGTATTATTAACTTTAAAGCGTAGACCAAGGCACACAAAAGTGTATGGTCAGATTTATATAAAACCATATCGACTTCCCAGTAATAAGAAAACATCATACACAACACGATGGCAACATAATTTACCATCACCAAGACCAGAATTATTGACCATACCAGATTTCACAATGCCATTACCAag GCACATGCCAAAGAATCCCAGTCCGGAACCTGCAAGTATTTTAGATACTGTCAATATATTAGACACAATGATCATAGATAGTAGTGACTCGGATAGCGAAACGGAGCCCCCTTTATCAATTCGATTATATTCGACAAAACCAAGAAATTCAGTTCAAAGACGAGCTACTATAACTGGTGCTAGTCCTACTACTAAACATGGAATTGATATTGAACAATTTTGGAAAGAATTGAAACAGGAACATAGTACAACTTCTCAATTACGCGACAAAGCGGCATCTTGCGCTCACGGCCTAGATAATGTACCTTCAAATTTACGATCACAAACGTGCTTAAGTATAGAACAaagtaaaagaaagaaaaagccTGATGGGCAAGTTGATGACAAAAAACTACAGTTCCAAGAGAAATCTGTTAAATCTGATGTTCCTCGGATAGATAATACAATTAACATAATACACGAAGCAAAAGATGAATGTAAGACTATTCAAAATTGCGAGGAAACTTTAACTATTAGTAATACAAATAATCCCAGCCAGATTCCTCAAACATCTATTAATGTtaccaataataataatttgagtGATACAAGTGTGCCTTTAGATGAGTGCAACAATTTTATTAGAGATAGGCATAGTAATAGTAAGAATATACTAAGCGGTAAAGAATCTAGTATATGTAATGTTAAAGAACGCGGAAAATTGGATAAAAGTTATAGTACACCAGCATACGATTTAATGGATACTGACAATGTAGAAGACAGAAAACAGAAATTATTTTGTACATTAGAATCATCTACAAATAATGTAAGCAATGTATCTACAACTAAGACTGATATTCAACTAGTTTCTACAAATTTGGGAGATCAACAAAAGTTAAGAAATATTGATGATAAAAAACAAAGTACTCGTGCGAACCTTGATACTAATGTTCAAAACGTTACTGGTATTGACATGCATATTGTGCAGAATAATGACGAACAATACGTTGAAAAATCTCAATACTTGGACTCGCATAAAACATTTGTATGTAAGGCAACTGATGTAAGTCATGGAAGCAGTATAAAAAGTAACCAAAGCAATAATGAATGTATTATCTCTGATGTAAATAAATATGACAAGAAAAATGTAACGAATAATTTAAACGCCGAATTAGAGAACGTATCAAAGGCGGCGTTTAGCGTTAAAAACTTTACAAATAATTCAAGTTCAAGCtacgaaataaatgaaaataaagtaGAATCAAGAAATAATTATGTGCAGAATAATAGCGAAAACAATCCGAGTCTGACAAAATTCGGAAAAATTTTCCAAACATTTAATTGTGCCTCGATAGAACATACAaaattaatggaaaaaaaatctcCCACTGCATCGATAAAAGAAACAATACAAATTCAAGAGCCAGCATGGACAAATTGTGATTTGATTTCTACTGAAGATGATACACGGACTATTACTTGGAACATTCCTCAAATTCAGATATGTCAAAAAACGCAAACTAAAGGTTCAATTGATCAAGGAAATATGATACAGTCTTGCAAATATGTAGAGCTAACAAAAATTGAGTCTAATAAGAAGCTAGAATCTAAATCTCATTTAATACCTCCAGATCCTCCTccacgtaaatattattcaaaattaacGAGTTCCCCTTTAGATAACAGTTCGAAAGTTTTTGAAGATCAAGATAAACATTATGCATCTCAAAGACCTAATGTTAGAAGAGATTTGAAAAAACCAGAATATTGCAtggaaaattatataaaaagtaATTTGAATCATCAAGAAAAACAAGATTATTTCGATGTTTGTAATAGCTATACAGAAAAACCAATAGAATTTATTGATGAAATAAATACTTTAGGTAACGAATGCAGACCTAGTTTAAACGTGGATTCTTTATACAGAGAATACAATGATAAGCAAGTGAAAGAAGACAAGTCTATCTGTAATAAGTACGAACCTTTTGTTGAAAAGTTTGGTTACACTAGTTCAGGAACAGAATGCCATAATCCTGAATCTTGTTTTCAAAATATGGATTCTCCGGATGGTTCATGCTCTTCAAAGCAATTTCAATCCCTAGAACATAAATCGAAAGTTTATGAAAAGGAGAAAAATTTGGAAAAAGGAGTAGTTAATAAGGCTATGATGGTGGCCAGAAGTATTGGACTACATGGAAGTTTAAGCAAATCTTCCAGTAGTAGTCCCAGAAGTAGCAGAAAACGAAGCATATTATTTGCAA GAAAAAGGAATATTTCTGTTAAAGATATAGGTATAGGTGATTTAGAAAGTTGGTTAACATATCGTACAAGAGGTGCAGGTGGTGCTTGGGCTAAAGCTTGGTTTATTTTGAAATGTTCCTCTTTATACAG GTTTAAAACTCAAACCAGCATGAAAGCAGATTGTCTCATAGCTTTAACAGGATTTACTGTGTCACGAGCTGCTGAAGTAAAATCGAGAAAATATGCATTCAAAGTTTATCATACAGgaacagtattttatttttcgGCAGATACAGAAGATTCTCTTACTCTGTGGTTAGATGCAATCAATAAAGCAACTTTAGGAGCGGATGGTCACAGTCGAAATAGTGCTCTTTTTAGCGAAACAGACGAGAGCGATGGTGAACAAAAAACTAAACTTAAAAACGCTTATACTGCAGAATATAAACCAAATCTGGAAAAATCGTTTGGATCGTTAAAGAAAATTGTTCGCAAAGATTCTACTGGATACAAAGATCATGAAATTAGTGGTGCCAGTTTAGACAGAAAATACTTAAAATTTCTTGGTACACGAAATCACAATGTACCTGTTCCAACTGCACAATTTCGAAGTTACAGAAGAGTACTTCCTACATCAATACCCAACAA GAAGCAAGACTCTGTCCCAAATTCACCAGACTTACAAATGACAATCGCAGGAAGTACATTTTATGGATTATGTGCATCTCAGAGTACTACTGATATGTCAAACAGTTCTCAAGATATGGGTGATTACAGACGTACAACAGACAG AAATAGAAGGCCTGATGAACTACAAGGTTTTATTACATTAGAAGAATTTATGTTATCTCAACAAGAAGATCGAGAACAGATAACAAGAAATAGGTCTGTATCACCAAGGATGACACCTTTAACTAGCGATCATGTCCTCGTTCAACATAGAAATTTTCATGATAACGGGACAGTTAATGAACAACCCAAAATTGCTACCGAAACATACGCTAATAATGACGTTATGCATggtcgaaataaaaataatggtgaaataataaataatagtgcATCATATGGAAGCGCGCGACACATGGATAACTTACATACAACGAGACAATTAAGTGGAGATTTCGATTTCGAAAGAAATGAAAATAAGGGTGAATCGTCAAAACTTTCAATTCACAAAAGGTCAAATGAACTTAGTTGTGTTCATAAGAAAAATGCATTAGATGGATTAAGTTCTCCACAAGCAAAACCATGCGATTCAACTAATTTCAAGAATGTTACACATGAACAAAAGCAAGCAACTTCCTTGTATCATAACAAATCAGATACTGCTGAAAAGTTTGATAAACAAACAAGTACAGTTTGTGAATATAATACTAATGCTTGTACATATCAAGCACAATCTTCTAATCATGAAATCTCTAGATCATATGATTATTATTCGGCGAGGAATATCGGTAATTTAGTGGAAGATATTAAATCAGTTCCAAAACGACTAATACGCAACGAAG GTTGTTCTGGATCTAGCAATGATCTTACATATCATGTTTATGAAACTTTACAACGTGTAAAAAGAGATGCGAACATAAGTCGTAAAGGAAGTTTCAACTTAAcaagtttaaattttaaattttattcatcaGATAAGCATTGGTTAGATTCTTTACGGCGAAGCGATAAAAAGGATATCGATTACGATAAAACTCGTCTAAAAAATGTAGCACAGTACCAACCACCACCTATACCAACTTCCCCATTTGAACAAGAGGGAATGACAGCTGCATTTGAAATGCATTTAGATAAAGGTGAACAGGTTCAAAAACCAAGTcgcttgaaaaatttatttggcAATAAAAGTCAACAAAAACCTTGCACGCTTGATCTGCCTAAAGAAACGCAAAAAACTTTGCtag GATCGCCAAGATTACATAGAGcattgtttcgagaaaaatgtTATAATCAATCACGCTTACCAAGCCGATCAAATAGCCAAAGTCCTGGTGATAGTGGAATCAGTCAATCCGTTAGTTCCTTCAGTGGAAATAGTCCACAAACACTTAGTCAAAGTTTTAGTTCGGTTAGCTCTGTTAGTGATTGGAGTCCAGACACACCATCACCATGTACCCCAAACCTGACAacaaaa AGTGGTGCAAGTCATTCCTTAAGTCAAAAAGGATTTACCAACACAGGTAGACATTCGTTAAACCCGCCAACATTACCCTACATACCACCACCAACATCACCACCACCTGATTATCCTGGTCTTGAATATCCACCAGTATTTGAACCTGGTACTTACTCTCTATTGGATgcttcattactgcgtaatcgtaataaaaataatcgagaCACTCATTAA
- the Cnk gene encoding connector enhancer of ksr isoform X2, with protein sequence MAYVNVAEWKTDQVCEWLKGLDNSVLPYVHSFTNHSVSGQQLLSLRPEDLEHLGVIKLGHQEIILEAVEYLRNFHYELDRENLQLLALRLSCQAHSLQNELSRQTDSKPVTTQTLSDVASVITAVKPLVRWLDRPPFSGQLEYNDKKADLMKLALEMATCAQRDRFAEKPIEEIRTICGQLAKLADYIIQDITDPMILQPASLDLATLKKKPGDDLGFYILPSFHGAHQIAEIKFGSAAHQCGKMEEGDEIVQVNYQTVVGWERKNLLELFRESPAEVLLTLKRRPRHTKVYGQIYIKPYRLPSNKKTSYTTRWQHNLPSPRPELLTIPDFTMPLPRHMPKNPSPEPASILDTVNILDTMIIDSSDSDSETEPPLSIRLYSTKPRNSVQRRATITGASPTTKHGIDIEQFWKELKQEHSTTSQLRDKAASCAHGLDNVPSNLRSQTCLSIEQSKRKKKPDGQVDDKKLQFQEKSVKSDVPRIDNTINIIHEAKDECKTIQNCEETLTISNTNNPSQIPQTSINVTNNNNLSDTSVPLDECNNFIRDRHSNSKNILSGKESSICNVKERGKLDKSYSTPAYDLMDTDNVEDRKQKLFCTLESSTNNVSNVSTTKTDIQLVSTNLGDQQKLRNIDDKKQSTRANLDTNVQNVTGIDMHIVQNNDEQYVEKSQYLDSHKTFVCKATDVSHGSSIKSNQSNNECIISDVNKYDKKNVTNNLNAELENVSKAAFSVKNFTNNSSSSYEINENKVESRNNYVQNNSENNPSLTKFGKIFQTFNCASIEHTKLMEKKSPTASIKETIQIQEPAWTNCDLISTEDDTRTITWNIPQIQICQKTQTKGSIDQGNMIQSCKYVELTKIESNKKLESKSHLIPPDPPPRKYYSKLTSSPLDNSSKVFEDQDKHYASQRPNVRRDLKKPEYCMENYIKSNLNHQEKQDYFDVCNSYTEKPIEFIDEINTLGNECRPSLNVDSLYREYNDKQVKEDKSICNKYEPFVEKFGYTSSGTECHNPESCFQNMDSPDGSCSSKQFQSLEHKSKVYEKEKNLEKGVVNKAMMVARSIGLHGSLSKSSSSSPRSSRKRSILFARKRNISVKDIGIGDLESWLTYRTRGAGGAWAKAWFILKCSSLYRFKTQTSMKADCLIALTGFTVSRAAEVKSRKYAFKVYHTGTVFYFSADTEDSLTLWLDAINKATLGADGHSRNSALFSETDESDGEQKTKLKNAYTAEYKPNLEKSFGSLKKIVRKDSTGYKDHEISGASLDRKYLKFLGTRNHNVPVPTAQFRSYRRVLPTSIPNKKQDSVPNSPDLQMTIAGSTFYGLCASQSTTDMSNSSQDMGDYRRTTDSRNRRPDELQGFITLEEFMLSQQEDREQITRNRSVSPRMTPLTSDHVLVQHRNFHDNGTVNEQPKIATETYANNDVMHGRNKNNGEIINNSASYGSARHMDNLHTTRQLSGDFDFERNENKGESSKLSIHKRSNELSCVHKKNALDGLSSPQAKPCDSTNFKNVTHEQKQATSLYHNKSDTAEKFDKQTSTVCEYNTNACTYQAQSSNHEISRSYDYYSARNIGNLVEDIKSVPKRLIRNEGCSGSSNDLTYHVYETLQRVKRDANISRKGSFNLTSLNFKFYSSDKHWLDSLRRSDKKDIDYDKTRLKNVAQYQPPPIPTSPFEQEGMTAAFEMHLDKGEQVQKPSRLKNLFGNKSQQKPCTLDLPKETQKTLLGSPRLHRALFREKCYNQSRLPSRSNSQSPGDSGISQSVSSFSGNSPQTLSQSFSSVSSVSDWSPDTPSPCTPNLTTKSGASHSLSQKGFTNTGRHSLNPPTLPYIPPPTSPPPDYPGLEYPPVFEPGTYSLLDASLLRNRNKNNRDTH encoded by the exons ATGGCGTATGTTAATGTTGCTGAATGGAAGACTGATCAAGTGTGCGAATGGTTAAAAG gaTTGGATAATTCTGTACTACCTTATGTACATAGTTTCACAAATCATAGTGTTAGTGGACAACAATTATTAAGTCTAAGACCAGAAGATTTAGAACACCTTGGAGTAATAAAGCTTGGCCATCAAGAGATTATTCTTGAAGCTGtagaatatttaagaaattttcATTATGAGCTTGATCGTGAAAATTTGCAACTCCTGGCATTGCGTTTATCTTGTCAAGCACATAGTTTGCAAAATGAATTGTCCCGTCAGACAGACTCCAAACCTGTTACTACTCAAACATTATCTGATGTAGCATCAGTTATAACAGCTGTGAAGCCATTAGTAAGATGGCTTGATCGTCCTCCATTCAGTGGACAATTAGAATATAATGATAAAAAAGCTGATCTAATGAAACTAGCTTTAGAAATGGCCACATGTGCACAAAGAGATAGATTTGCAGAAAAACCAATAGAAGAAATCAGAACAATTTGTGGTCAATTAGCAAAACTGGCAGATTATATAATACAAGATATTACTGATCCTATGATATTGCAGCCTGCTAGTTTAGATTTGGctactttaaaaaagaaacctGGAGATGACTTA GGATTTTACATTTTGCCATCTTTCCATGGAGCTCATCAAATTGCTGAAATTAAATTTGGATCAGCTGCTCATCAATGTGGTAAAATGGAAGAAGGAGATGAAATTGTTCAG GTAAATTATCAGACTGTGGTTGGTTGGGAACGAAAAAATCTTTTGGAATTATTTCGTGAAAGTCCAGCCGAAGTATTATTAACTTTAAAGCGTAGACCAAGGCACACAAAAGTGTATGGTCAGATTTATATAAAACCATATCGACTTCCCAGTAATAAGAAAACATCATACACAACACGATGGCAACATAATTTACCATCACCAAGACCAGAATTATTGACCATACCAGATTTCACAATGCCATTACCAag GCACATGCCAAAGAATCCCAGTCCGGAACCTGCAAGTATTTTAGATACTGTCAATATATTAGACACAATGATCATAGATAGTAGTGACTCGGATAGCGAAACGGAGCCCCCTTTATCAATTCGATTATATTCGACAAAACCAAGAAATTCAGTTCAAAGACGAGCTACTATAACTGGTGCTAGTCCTACTACTAAACATGGAATTGATATTGAACAATTTTGGAAAGAATTGAAACAGGAACATAGTACAACTTCTCAATTACGCGACAAAGCGGCATCTTGCGCTCACGGCCTAGATAATGTACCTTCAAATTTACGATCACAAACGTGCTTAAGTATAGAACAaagtaaaagaaagaaaaagccTGATGGGCAAGTTGATGACAAAAAACTACAGTTCCAAGAGAAATCTGTTAAATCTGATGTTCCTCGGATAGATAATACAATTAACATAATACACGAAGCAAAAGATGAATGTAAGACTATTCAAAATTGCGAGGAAACTTTAACTATTAGTAATACAAATAATCCCAGCCAGATTCCTCAAACATCTATTAATGTtaccaataataataatttgagtGATACAAGTGTGCCTTTAGATGAGTGCAACAATTTTATTAGAGATAGGCATAGTAATAGTAAGAATATACTAAGCGGTAAAGAATCTAGTATATGTAATGTTAAAGAACGCGGAAAATTGGATAAAAGTTATAGTACACCAGCATACGATTTAATGGATACTGACAATGTAGAAGACAGAAAACAGAAATTATTTTGTACATTAGAATCATCTACAAATAATGTAAGCAATGTATCTACAACTAAGACTGATATTCAACTAGTTTCTACAAATTTGGGAGATCAACAAAAGTTAAGAAATATTGATGATAAAAAACAAAGTACTCGTGCGAACCTTGATACTAATGTTCAAAACGTTACTGGTATTGACATGCATATTGTGCAGAATAATGACGAACAATACGTTGAAAAATCTCAATACTTGGACTCGCATAAAACATTTGTATGTAAGGCAACTGATGTAAGTCATGGAAGCAGTATAAAAAGTAACCAAAGCAATAATGAATGTATTATCTCTGATGTAAATAAATATGACAAGAAAAATGTAACGAATAATTTAAACGCCGAATTAGAGAACGTATCAAAGGCGGCGTTTAGCGTTAAAAACTTTACAAATAATTCAAGTTCAAGCtacgaaataaatgaaaataaagtaGAATCAAGAAATAATTATGTGCAGAATAATAGCGAAAACAATCCGAGTCTGACAAAATTCGGAAAAATTTTCCAAACATTTAATTGTGCCTCGATAGAACATACAaaattaatggaaaaaaaatctcCCACTGCATCGATAAAAGAAACAATACAAATTCAAGAGCCAGCATGGACAAATTGTGATTTGATTTCTACTGAAGATGATACACGGACTATTACTTGGAACATTCCTCAAATTCAGATATGTCAAAAAACGCAAACTAAAGGTTCAATTGATCAAGGAAATATGATACAGTCTTGCAAATATGTAGAGCTAACAAAAATTGAGTCTAATAAGAAGCTAGAATCTAAATCTCATTTAATACCTCCAGATCCTCCTccacgtaaatattattcaaaattaacGAGTTCCCCTTTAGATAACAGTTCGAAAGTTTTTGAAGATCAAGATAAACATTATGCATCTCAAAGACCTAATGTTAGAAGAGATTTGAAAAAACCAGAATATTGCAtggaaaattatataaaaagtaATTTGAATCATCAAGAAAAACAAGATTATTTCGATGTTTGTAATAGCTATACAGAAAAACCAATAGAATTTATTGATGAAATAAATACTTTAGGTAACGAATGCAGACCTAGTTTAAACGTGGATTCTTTATACAGAGAATACAATGATAAGCAAGTGAAAGAAGACAAGTCTATCTGTAATAAGTACGAACCTTTTGTTGAAAAGTTTGGTTACACTAGTTCAGGAACAGAATGCCATAATCCTGAATCTTGTTTTCAAAATATGGATTCTCCGGATGGTTCATGCTCTTCAAAGCAATTTCAATCCCTAGAACATAAATCGAAAGTTTATGAAAAGGAGAAAAATTTGGAAAAAGGAGTAGTTAATAAGGCTATGATGGTGGCCAGAAGTATTGGACTACATGGAAGTTTAAGCAAATCTTCCAGTAGTAGTCCCAGAAGTAGCAGAAAACGAAGCATATTATTTGCAA GAAAAAGGAATATTTCTGTTAAAGATATAGGTATAGGTGATTTAGAAAGTTGGTTAACATATCGTACAAGAGGTGCAGGTGGTGCTTGGGCTAAAGCTTGGTTTATTTTGAAATGTTCCTCTTTATACAG GTTTAAAACTCAAACCAGCATGAAAGCAGATTGTCTCATAGCTTTAACAGGATTTACTGTGTCACGAGCTGCTGAAGTAAAATCGAGAAAATATGCATTCAAAGTTTATCATACAGgaacagtattttatttttcgGCAGATACAGAAGATTCTCTTACTCTGTGGTTAGATGCAATCAATAAAGCAACTTTAGGAGCGGATGGTCACAGTCGAAATAGTGCTCTTTTTAGCGAAACAGACGAGAGCGATGGTGAACAAAAAACTAAACTTAAAAACGCTTATACTGCAGAATATAAACCAAATCTGGAAAAATCGTTTGGATCGTTAAAGAAAATTGTTCGCAAAGATTCTACTGGATACAAAGATCATGAAATTAGTGGTGCCAGTTTAGACAGAAAATACTTAAAATTTCTTGGTACACGAAATCACAATGTACCTGTTCCAACTGCACAATTTCGAAGTTACAGAAGAGTACTTCCTACATCAATACCCAACAA GAAGCAAGACTCTGTCCCAAATTCACCAGACTTACAAATGACAATCGCAGGAAGTACATTTTATGGATTATGTGCATCTCAGAGTACTACTGATATGTCAAACAGTTCTCAAGATATGGGTGATTACAGACGTACAACAGACAG CAGAAATAGAAGGCCTGATGAACTACAAGGTTTTATTACATTAGAAGAATTTATGTTATCTCAACAAGAAGATCGAGAACAGATAACAAGAAATAGGTCTGTATCACCAAGGATGACACCTTTAACTAGCGATCATGTCCTCGTTCAACATAGAAATTTTCATGATAACGGGACAGTTAATGAACAACCCAAAATTGCTACCGAAACATACGCTAATAATGACGTTATGCATggtcgaaataaaaataatggtgaaataataaataatagtgcATCATATGGAAGCGCGCGACACATGGATAACTTACATACAACGAGACAATTAAGTGGAGATTTCGATTTCGAAAGAAATGAAAATAAGGGTGAATCGTCAAAACTTTCAATTCACAAAAGGTCAAATGAACTTAGTTGTGTTCATAAGAAAAATGCATTAGATGGATTAAGTTCTCCACAAGCAAAACCATGCGATTCAACTAATTTCAAGAATGTTACACATGAACAAAAGCAAGCAACTTCCTTGTATCATAACAAATCAGATACTGCTGAAAAGTTTGATAAACAAACAAGTACAGTTTGTGAATATAATACTAATGCTTGTACATATCAAGCACAATCTTCTAATCATGAAATCTCTAGATCATATGATTATTATTCGGCGAGGAATATCGGTAATTTAGTGGAAGATATTAAATCAGTTCCAAAACGACTAATACGCAACGAAG GTTGTTCTGGATCTAGCAATGATCTTACATATCATGTTTATGAAACTTTACAACGTGTAAAAAGAGATGCGAACATAAGTCGTAAAGGAAGTTTCAACTTAAcaagtttaaattttaaattttattcatcaGATAAGCATTGGTTAGATTCTTTACGGCGAAGCGATAAAAAGGATATCGATTACGATAAAACTCGTCTAAAAAATGTAGCACAGTACCAACCACCACCTATACCAACTTCCCCATTTGAACAAGAGGGAATGACAGCTGCATTTGAAATGCATTTAGATAAAGGTGAACAGGTTCAAAAACCAAGTcgcttgaaaaatttatttggcAATAAAAGTCAACAAAAACCTTGCACGCTTGATCTGCCTAAAGAAACGCAAAAAACTTTGCtag GATCGCCAAGATTACATAGAGcattgtttcgagaaaaatgtTATAATCAATCACGCTTACCAAGCCGATCAAATAGCCAAAGTCCTGGTGATAGTGGAATCAGTCAATCCGTTAGTTCCTTCAGTGGAAATAGTCCACAAACACTTAGTCAAAGTTTTAGTTCGGTTAGCTCTGTTAGTGATTGGAGTCCAGACACACCATCACCATGTACCCCAAACCTGACAacaaaa AGTGGTGCAAGTCATTCCTTAAGTCAAAAAGGATTTACCAACACAGGTAGACATTCGTTAAACCCGCCAACATTACCCTACATACCACCACCAACATCACCACCACCTGATTATCCTGGTCTTGAATATCCACCAGTATTTGAACCTGGTACTTACTCTCTATTGGATgcttcattactgcgtaatcgtaataaaaataatcgagaCACTCATTAA